One stretch of Variovorax sp. TBS-050B DNA includes these proteins:
- a CDS encoding cell division protein FtsQ/DivIB, which produces MSSTTVPFDVKLMNIVSNLAFAAVGLMLLAAGAWWVLRQPFFPIGGIKVDGDVTHNNAVTLRANVAPQLAGNFFTVDLFRARAAFESVPWVRKAVVRREFPNRLRVTLTEQVPVATWGDETGSKLINGFGEVFEANVAEVDDRLPRLDGPVEQAGQVLGMYRVIAPLFQPYDFSVEQLTLSSRGSWKAVLDSGAEIELGRGQAEEVTARAQRFLKTVTQVAAQYQRTPADVEAADLRHNDAYALRLRGVSTVVAEPKAKPKKK; this is translated from the coding sequence AGCTGATGAACATCGTCTCGAACCTCGCGTTCGCGGCGGTGGGCCTCATGCTGCTCGCCGCGGGCGCATGGTGGGTGCTGCGCCAGCCCTTCTTTCCGATCGGCGGCATCAAGGTCGACGGCGACGTGACGCACAACAACGCGGTGACGCTGCGCGCCAACGTCGCGCCGCAGCTCGCGGGCAACTTCTTCACCGTCGACCTGTTCCGCGCGCGCGCGGCCTTCGAGTCGGTGCCCTGGGTCCGCAAGGCCGTGGTGCGGCGCGAGTTTCCGAACCGGCTGCGCGTGACGCTGACCGAGCAGGTGCCGGTGGCGACCTGGGGCGACGAGACGGGCTCGAAGCTGATCAATGGGTTCGGCGAGGTGTTCGAGGCCAACGTGGCCGAGGTCGACGACCGGCTGCCGCGGCTCGACGGGCCGGTCGAGCAGGCGGGGCAGGTGCTGGGCATGTACCGCGTGATCGCGCCGCTGTTCCAGCCCTACGACTTCAGCGTGGAGCAGCTCACGCTCTCGAGCCGGGGGAGCTGGAAGGCGGTGCTCGACAGCGGCGCGGAGATCGAGCTCGGCCGCGGCCAGGCCGAGGAGGTCACGGCGCGCGCGCAGCGGTTCCTGAAGACCGTCACGCAGGTCGCGGCCCAGTACCAGCGCACGCCGGCCGACGTCGAGGCGGCCGACCTGCGCCACAACGATGCCTATGCGCTGCGGCTGCGCGGCGTCAGCACGGTGGTTGCCGAGCCCAAGGCCAAGCCCAAGAAGAAATAG